The following are from one region of the Leptospira selangorensis genome:
- a CDS encoding DUF445 domain-containing protein produces MKLSPMHGSMIEIISILLTCSFVGWITNYIAVQMIFYPVKFRGWGIFGWQGIIPRHSKKMAGLISDVMMERLIRPYDLYKKIDPVQISDLIRDRIGEKSSSIVKDIFFADNPVIWKMVPEEAKQILEKEIREDIPKKIQEIYTSFGKDLESILGIGDLIKESLSGENANVLSEIFRRCGGPEFRFIVRSGIYFGFLIGCVQVLFIAYLNQWWTMPLMGIFVGYITNWLAILMIFSPLQPKNFIFFKYQGLFLKRQIDVSREFASVVASKILDPESLIGVIFKGKGGDLIITELLLKSKELMDEKLKKKIPYASLILGSKKLEELKEKIANSILELVPETADKMKDYIEERLEIEKLVFENLSILPPEEFEHLLHSVFKEDEATLISLGAFLGGIAGCIQAYLVFIK; encoded by the coding sequence ATGAAACTCAGCCCGATGCACGGGTCAATGATAGAGATCATCTCGATTTTGCTAACCTGCTCTTTTGTAGGTTGGATCACAAACTATATAGCGGTACAAATGATCTTCTATCCTGTTAAGTTTAGAGGTTGGGGAATTTTTGGCTGGCAGGGAATTATTCCAAGACATTCTAAAAAAATGGCGGGACTCATTTCTGATGTAATGATGGAAAGATTGATCAGGCCTTATGATCTGTATAAAAAGATAGATCCTGTACAAATTTCAGATCTGATCCGAGACAGGATCGGAGAAAAATCCTCCTCCATAGTCAAAGATATATTTTTCGCAGACAACCCGGTAATTTGGAAGATGGTTCCGGAAGAAGCGAAACAAATTTTAGAAAAAGAGATCCGAGAGGACATTCCAAAAAAGATACAAGAGATTTATACGTCCTTCGGCAAAGATCTGGAAAGTATATTAGGGATTGGTGATTTAATTAAAGAATCTCTTTCGGGGGAAAATGCAAATGTTCTCTCTGAAATTTTCAGAAGATGTGGAGGTCCTGAGTTTAGATTTATCGTTCGTTCCGGAATCTATTTCGGTTTTCTGATCGGTTGTGTCCAAGTCTTGTTCATTGCATATTTGAACCAATGGTGGACCATGCCGTTGATGGGGATTTTTGTGGGTTACATCACCAATTGGCTTGCAATCCTTATGATCTTCTCTCCTCTACAGCCTAAAAACTTTATATTTTTCAAATACCAAGGTCTTTTCTTAAAAAGACAGATAGATGTTTCCAGAGAATTTGCATCTGTAGTTGCTTCTAAAATTTTAGATCCTGAAAGTTTGATAGGCGTGATCTTCAAAGGAAAAGGAGGAGATCTGATCATTACGGAACTTCTTTTAAAATCCAAAGAATTGATGGATGAGAAGTTAAAGAAAAAAATTCCTTATGCTTCTTTGATCTTAGGTTCTAAAAAGTTAGAAGAATTAAAGGAGAAGATCGCAAATTCTATTCTGGAATTAGTACCTGAAACCGCAGACAAGATGAAGGACTATATCGAAGAAAGATTAGAGATCGAAAAATTGGTCTTTGAAAATTTAAGTATACTACCTCCTGAAGAATTCGAACATCTTTTGCATTCGGTCTTCAAAGAAGATGAGGCTACGTTGATCAGTTTAGGTGCATTTCTTGGAGGTATTGCCGGATGTATCCAAGCATATCTCGTTTTTATAAAATAG
- a CDS encoding KpsF/GutQ family sugar-phosphate isomerase, translating to MGNTLDKVKKALDTEIEAILHFRENLDPNVEKAVELIFQSKGKVIVTGVGKSGDVGKKIASTLSSTGTPSYFLHPSDAAHGDAGILAQGDVVIAIGKSGESEELLNLLPTIKSIGAKLVGLTANPQSRLALDCDIVILTPVLKEACPLELAPTSSTTIALMLGDAIAMALMELRNFQKEDFALYHPAGRLGKRLSLKVDDVMRKGDKLAKVSSDASLEEVLSEITKKLVGATGVVDGAGNLIGFVTDYDIRKLLNDGKLDKSIKAKDLMNPKPTVFESGIMAYDVLQSMERREKPISVAPIVSKDGALLGIVSIHDLLQKGL from the coding sequence GTGGGAAATACATTAGATAAAGTTAAAAAAGCTTTGGATACAGAGATCGAAGCAATCCTTCATTTTAGAGAAAACCTAGATCCGAATGTAGAAAAAGCAGTCGAGCTCATCTTCCAATCTAAAGGAAAAGTGATCGTAACTGGAGTAGGAAAATCCGGAGACGTAGGTAAAAAGATCGCATCTACTTTATCTTCTACAGGGACTCCTTCCTATTTTCTTCATCCGTCCGATGCTGCTCACGGTGATGCTGGAATTTTAGCTCAGGGAGATGTGGTCATCGCAATCGGTAAGAGCGGTGAAAGTGAAGAATTACTCAACCTTCTTCCTACCATAAAAAGTATCGGAGCCAAATTGGTAGGTTTAACTGCAAATCCTCAATCCAGATTGGCTTTAGACTGTGATATTGTAATCTTAACTCCCGTATTAAAAGAAGCATGTCCTTTAGAACTCGCACCCACCTCCAGCACGACAATCGCTTTGATGTTGGGAGATGCTATCGCAATGGCATTGATGGAACTTAGAAATTTCCAAAAAGAGGATTTTGCATTATATCATCCTGCGGGAAGACTCGGAAAAAGATTATCCCTAAAAGTAGACGATGTAATGAGAAAGGGAGACAAACTTGCTAAAGTTAGTTCGGATGCAAGTTTAGAAGAAGTTCTTTCCGAAATCACCAAAAAACTCGTAGGCGCAACAGGAGTCGTGGATGGGGCCGGGAACTTGATCGGATTCGTGACCGATTACGATATTAGAAAATTATTAAATGATGGAAAATTGGATAAATCTATCAAAGCAAAAGATTTAATGAATCCTAAGCCTACAGTATTCGAAAGCGGGATCATGGCTTACGATGTTTTACAGTCCATGGAAAGAAGAGAAAAACCTATTTCTGTAGCTCCGATCGTTTCGAAAGATGGGGCCTTGCTCGGGATCGTTTCAATCCACGATCTCTTACAAAAAGGACTCTGA
- a CDS encoding LIC_10042 family TonB-like protein has translation MGSRVSFFISLSVHAVLFLSYYLIRSLSPENFSEQIKLTLSKGQIPSLHFSLPKSLGEGQDTSSNSGLAGTPEAEIERFKNEIHFPPEALEQRLESDCSWEVVIGPNGAARKVTTIKPCKYKVFETQFRRSVSSWKFQLPEGNIIIIPVSFRIESDE, from the coding sequence ATGGGATCCAGGGTTTCTTTTTTCATCTCTCTTTCCGTTCATGCTGTCTTATTTTTATCTTATTATCTGATCCGAAGCCTAAGCCCTGAAAATTTTTCAGAGCAGATCAAACTAACCCTGAGCAAAGGACAAATCCCAAGTTTACACTTTTCACTTCCCAAAAGTTTGGGAGAAGGACAGGATACTTCTTCTAATTCCGGCCTTGCCGGAACTCCGGAAGCAGAAATTGAAAGATTTAAAAACGAGATCCATTTTCCGCCGGAAGCATTGGAGCAAAGATTGGAATCAGATTGTTCTTGGGAAGTGGTGATCGGACCTAACGGAGCGGCCAGAAAAGTTACTACGATCAAACCTTGCAAATATAAGGTTTTTGAAACTCAGTTTAGAAGATCAGTTTCTAGCTGGAAATTTCAACTGCCGGAAGGAAATATAATAATTATTCCAGTATCCTTTCGCATTGAATCAGATGAGTGA
- a CDS encoding UpxY family transcription antiterminator has translation MSESSKSWYAVYTNSRAEKKLALELSKKGITQYLPIISTKKQWSDRIKTVLVPVFPSYVFVKIDIRIEKLKVLETAGVVKFVSVGETPLIIDEEDIDAIRQLVTEYPDRIKIEREKILAPGKKVLIKNGPFKNLRARVIRKGSKSSILVSISGMDTTVSLELDSELLETDEEN, from the coding sequence ATGAGTGAATCTTCTAAATCATGGTATGCAGTTTATACAAATTCTAGGGCAGAGAAGAAGTTAGCGTTAGAACTTTCCAAAAAGGGAATAACCCAATACTTGCCGATTATCTCGACCAAAAAACAATGGTCTGATAGGATCAAAACGGTTCTGGTCCCTGTTTTTCCTTCTTATGTATTCGTAAAAATTGATATAAGAATAGAGAAGCTAAAAGTCCTAGAAACTGCAGGAGTCGTAAAATTTGTTTCGGTCGGAGAAACTCCCCTCATAATCGATGAGGAAGATATTGATGCAATCCGCCAGCTCGTAACTGAGTATCCGGATAGGATCAAGATCGAAAGGGAGAAAATACTGGCTCCGGGTAAAAAGGTTCTGATCAAAAACGGACCATTCAAAAATTTAAGGGCCAGAGTGATCCGAAAAGGAAGTAAATCCTCTATTCTTGTTTCTATTTCCGGAATGGATACTACGGTATCCTTGGAATTGGATTCGGAACTATTGGAAACGGACGAGGAGAATTAG
- a CDS encoding methyl-accepting chemotaxis protein gives MRKNLPITGREIQFAESAVIISRTDSKGKITYVSQDFADVSGFSEEEMLGQPHNIVRHPDIPSAVYKDLWDTVQSGRPWNAIVKNRAKNGDHYWVDATVTPVLENGVITGYMSVRKKTSRQQIEKAEKLFARMNGESQLIRSFLSFINSLRVKFGYLGLVAFTFACIFVPSSYLGLKLFLTDPVAASVSFLTVVLGFSLCLKALYSLKKKMSETLEIVGKVVNGNLASEFPRKEGVEDADRIYSNFRCMTISLWGLLVQMKENYQRNLKLYEELFQSVGSFERVSQKQAHAVQETAAASHELSKTIDEIVLTISEQTRSLSNVNDSIGSIDVSLGETSKSMQNLESQAGNVADKADQAKQIFNEAIQSMEQIRSYSNDINKIVGIITSISERTNMLALNASIESARAGEAGKGFSVVADEISKLAEQTKSSIKDITHLVKSTSNSVEEGALKVGQSVDVFENLQNYIEEVHNSASKVKGLLLEQSKRLGEIRSSSDQVLVLGKMMSGTSEQQKLSAGEISDSMSAISKSAEDIAATSENIRHSVKDTLEHSQKFGGILSHFKTD, from the coding sequence ATGAGAAAGAACCTACCGATTACGGGCCGAGAAATTCAATTCGCTGAATCGGCAGTAATTATTTCCAGAACGGACTCAAAAGGAAAGATCACTTATGTTTCCCAAGACTTTGCGGATGTAAGCGGTTTTTCAGAAGAGGAGATGCTAGGCCAACCTCATAATATTGTCCGCCATCCGGATATACCGTCTGCAGTTTATAAGGACCTTTGGGACACTGTTCAATCCGGCCGTCCTTGGAATGCGATCGTTAAAAATCGCGCAAAGAATGGAGATCATTATTGGGTGGATGCCACTGTTACTCCTGTTCTTGAAAACGGAGTGATCACCGGCTATATGTCTGTTCGTAAGAAAACGTCCAGGCAACAAATAGAGAAGGCAGAAAAACTTTTTGCCAGAATGAACGGAGAGTCCCAGCTCATTAGATCATTCCTCTCTTTTATAAATTCCCTTCGAGTGAAATTCGGATATCTGGGCCTTGTGGCTTTCACGTTCGCATGTATATTCGTTCCTTCTTCATATTTAGGTTTAAAATTATTTTTAACGGATCCGGTTGCTGCTAGCGTATCATTTCTGACAGTCGTTCTGGGATTTTCACTTTGTTTAAAAGCTCTCTATAGTTTAAAAAAGAAAATGTCTGAAACTTTAGAGATCGTGGGCAAGGTAGTGAATGGAAATCTTGCTTCTGAATTTCCTAGGAAAGAAGGGGTCGAAGATGCAGACAGAATTTATTCCAATTTCAGATGTATGACCATCAGTCTTTGGGGACTTCTGGTCCAAATGAAAGAGAACTACCAAAGAAACCTAAAATTGTATGAGGAACTTTTTCAATCAGTAGGTTCTTTCGAAAGAGTTTCTCAAAAGCAGGCGCATGCTGTGCAAGAAACTGCAGCGGCTTCTCATGAACTTTCGAAAACGATCGATGAGATCGTACTAACTATCAGTGAACAAACCAGAAGTTTATCCAATGTAAATGATAGTATAGGTTCCATTGATGTTTCTTTGGGAGAAACTTCAAAGTCTATGCAAAACTTGGAGTCTCAAGCGGGGAATGTAGCGGATAAAGCCGACCAAGCAAAACAAATCTTTAATGAAGCGATCCAATCCATGGAACAGATACGTTCTTATTCCAATGATATCAATAAGATCGTAGGTATTATAACAAGCATTTCCGAAAGAACGAATATGCTCGCATTAAATGCTTCTATAGAATCTGCAAGAGCTGGAGAAGCAGGAAAAGGATTTTCGGTCGTTGCAGATGAGATCTCCAAGCTTGCTGAACAAACTAAATCAAGTATCAAAGATATCACTCACCTTGTAAAAAGTACATCCAACTCGGTAGAAGAAGGCGCGCTGAAAGTCGGGCAATCTGTAGATGTATTTGAAAATCTTCAGAACTATATAGAAGAAGTTCATAATTCCGCTTCTAAGGTAAAAGGTCTTTTATTAGAACAATCCAAACGACTTGGAGAGATTCGTAGTAGCTCCGATCAGGTTTTGGTTTTAGGAAAAATGATGTCAGGAACTTCCGAACAACAAAAACTTTCTGCAGGCGAGATTTCGGATTCTATGAGCGCAATCTCCAAATCGGCAGAAGACATAGCCGCAACTTCCGAAAATATCAGACATTCAGTGAAGGATACCCTGGAACATTCCCAAAAATTTGGCGGAATTTTGAGTCATTTTAAAACGGATTGA